In one Mucilaginibacter ginsenosidivorax genomic region, the following are encoded:
- a CDS encoding coiled-coil domain-containing protein — protein sequence MIKLRRLRLVILPAGTIDNTEKYGFDIPFYSGLNIIAGQNSRGKSTIGSSIYYALGMEELLELGAMNEKALGKALKTEFETTDPVTGDIIAHRVSRSRIALEIENDRGEIATIVRLINSGEFDKSGDLRTKKARVFRSSIADITNETEVQALFIRNYNNNTDEYGFYHWLAEFIGLDLPEVVNSKGRSPLYLQSIFSALLIEQTKGWSEFLATMPFYGINRAKEKVIEFLLNLKELAISTERDDIEREETRLTKKWEQTVARLDGLAAELNGHVRELPENVTPDQDSLKIVALMVRDEEEQRERTLKSLLGKQETKLSELMQLPVKKVGENKEHIREKLEILYGQQIDFMKQYEEFDTTLNLQKSQHENITKHLGNVSRELVAQKGIKNVIEESKLITDVFDQCPTCHQTVSDDLMKAEGVTIEKYTLDQNISYLSGQQGMMKSSINSLRTIIDEKELMRKYYLNKQRKLEEEIKVILRELIEDDRDYSDVDSLNRVRLEKEVNDLRYAEMRFDRYILGLGEIAAEYQVLLIKKGKLETRVAEDRKTLTDFESIFKNQYLFPMGYDSNQAYNIFIQLNEPFKYFPVFKFNSESELPQSIKTNSSASDFVRTMWAYSLSLLVAGKNHPGLLLLDEPGQHSIRSQNLQTLFEKAAAIKNRQVIILTSVQKVLITENDKPIDKLDLDALLSKLIVNEDYHIFRLPNDGKSIVRLS from the coding sequence ATGATCAAATTAAGAAGATTAAGACTGGTTATCCTGCCTGCGGGTACGATCGACAACACAGAGAAATATGGTTTTGATATCCCTTTTTATTCAGGGTTGAATATCATTGCAGGGCAAAACTCAAGAGGTAAATCCACGATTGGTTCGAGCATTTACTATGCGTTGGGCATGGAGGAATTACTGGAACTCGGTGCGATGAACGAAAAAGCACTTGGCAAAGCATTAAAAACAGAATTTGAAACGACCGATCCGGTAACCGGCGATATCATCGCCCATCGGGTATCCAGATCGCGTATCGCTTTGGAAATCGAAAACGATCGTGGCGAAATAGCAACCATTGTTCGGTTAATAAATTCCGGTGAATTTGATAAATCCGGGGATCTGAGGACAAAGAAGGCACGCGTGTTTAGATCATCCATTGCCGACATCACTAATGAAACGGAAGTTCAGGCTCTTTTTATCCGTAACTATAATAATAATACAGATGAATATGGTTTTTACCATTGGCTGGCAGAATTCATTGGGCTTGATCTGCCGGAAGTAGTCAACAGTAAAGGCAGAAGCCCACTCTACCTCCAATCCATCTTTTCAGCGTTGCTGATCGAGCAAACCAAAGGCTGGTCAGAGTTTTTGGCAACAATGCCTTTTTATGGCATTAACCGCGCAAAGGAAAAAGTGATCGAGTTTCTATTAAATCTTAAAGAGCTAGCCATTTCGACCGAAAGAGACGATATCGAGCGCGAAGAAACACGATTAACAAAAAAGTGGGAACAGACTGTTGCACGCCTAGATGGCCTGGCTGCCGAATTGAACGGTCATGTCCGGGAATTACCGGAAAATGTAACACCAGATCAGGACAGCCTGAAGATCGTTGCCTTAATGGTAAGAGATGAAGAAGAGCAACGTGAAAGAACACTCAAATCTCTGCTGGGAAAGCAGGAAACCAAATTGTCTGAGTTGATGCAATTACCAGTAAAAAAGGTTGGCGAAAACAAAGAGCACATTCGCGAAAAATTAGAGATTTTATACGGGCAGCAAATTGACTTCATGAAACAATATGAAGAGTTTGATACCACCCTTAATCTCCAGAAATCACAGCATGAAAATATTACCAAGCATTTAGGCAATGTCAGTAGAGAGTTGGTTGCGCAAAAGGGTATTAAAAATGTGATCGAAGAGTCTAAGTTGATTACAGATGTATTTGATCAGTGCCCAACTTGCCATCAAACTGTTTCGGACGATCTCATGAAAGCAGAAGGCGTAACTATTGAAAAATACACACTTGACCAAAATATTTCCTACCTAAGCGGGCAACAGGGCATGATGAAAAGTTCGATCAATAGTTTACGAACGATCATCGATGAGAAGGAACTGATGCGCAAATATTATCTTAATAAACAGCGCAAATTAGAAGAAGAAATAAAAGTAATCCTACGTGAACTTATCGAAGATGATCGGGATTACTCCGATGTAGACAGCCTTAACCGGGTACGTTTGGAAAAAGAAGTAAACGATCTACGCTATGCAGAAATGCGATTTGACCGTTACATACTCGGCTTAGGTGAAATTGCAGCTGAGTACCAAGTTTTACTAATTAAAAAAGGCAAGCTGGAAACCAGGGTGGCCGAAGATCGGAAAACACTGACCGATTTTGAATCCATTTTCAAAAATCAGTACCTTTTTCCGATGGGTTACGACAGTAACCAGGCTTATAATATTTTCATCCAGTTAAACGAACCTTTCAAGTATTTTCCTGTATTTAAATTTAACTCAGAAAGTGAACTGCCGCAATCCATCAAAACAAATTCATCAGCATCTGATTTTGTTCGGACTATGTGGGCCTATTCGCTGAGCCTGCTTGTCGCCGGAAAAAATCATCCGGGTTTGTTATTACTTGATGAACCGGGGCAACATTCGATACGCAGTCAAAACTTGCAGACTTTGTTCGAAAAAGCTGCGGCAATCAAAAATCGACAGGTCATTATTTTAACATCAGTCCAAAAAGTATTGATCACAGAAAATGACAAACCAATAGATAAACTTGACTTAGACGCCTTGTTATCAAAATTAATAGTGAACGAAGATTACCATATATTCCGTTTACCTAACGACGGCAAAAGTATTGTAAGATTATCTTAA
- a CDS encoding serine protease family protein, translated as MPHNLLHKSCVRTKILFDGELVNQGSGVIVCHDGKYYILTAEHCINGEKGEYAGLPCEQIIAEYQHNYTSEFLPIKILSKVRDDKAGDWALLEIEKPEIDCDYMAILCGDEFLSHEPVHFRGYQGVNSNEPRTWEATVIDIAPNEFKISLKDKSFEQLGEAGAKKAKGLSGSGVYIIRADKVYLLGHLKQVIGEIALNDDIKCCKLKNLQSCLAKELVDLSDIGQISLWEKAAEKKITDEDVQNWIAQHDDHFNNLIRKSRVLSANEGKADENARNRLIRFLDQDYKNRQISDRSTLITEYEATAETFEEAVKEAYTRAVADTGAAKDLLLKLENEFAAHIKDLVGDKSNKITLELARHKVTWWLMNCSFDFTE; from the coding sequence ATGCCTCACAATTTACTTCATAAATCCTGTGTCCGGACCAAGATCTTGTTTGACGGTGAGCTGGTGAACCAGGGCAGCGGTGTGATCGTTTGCCATGACGGCAAATATTATATCCTAACTGCCGAACATTGTATCAATGGTGAGAAGGGCGAATATGCCGGCCTGCCCTGTGAACAGATCATTGCCGAATACCAGCATAATTATACTTCGGAATTTTTACCCATTAAAATATTAAGCAAAGTTCGGGATGATAAAGCAGGGGATTGGGCTTTGCTGGAAATCGAAAAACCCGAAATCGACTGTGACTATATGGCCATTCTCTGCGGGGATGAATTCCTGTCACACGAGCCTGTGCATTTCCGGGGTTACCAGGGGGTGAACAGTAATGAGCCCCGTACGTGGGAGGCCACTGTCATCGATATTGCACCCAACGAGTTTAAGATATCGCTTAAGGATAAAAGCTTTGAGCAACTCGGCGAAGCCGGGGCAAAAAAAGCGAAAGGCTTATCGGGGAGCGGCGTATATATTATTCGCGCTGATAAGGTTTACCTGCTGGGCCACCTGAAACAGGTGATCGGCGAGATCGCGCTTAATGACGATATCAAGTGCTGCAAACTCAAAAATTTGCAATCCTGTCTGGCCAAGGAACTGGTTGACCTTAGCGATATTGGCCAGATCTCATTATGGGAAAAGGCTGCTGAAAAGAAAATCACCGATGAGGATGTCCAAAACTGGATTGCACAACATGATGACCATTTTAATAACCTGATCCGTAAAAGCCGTGTATTATCTGCAAATGAGGGTAAAGCTGATGAAAATGCCCGTAACCGGCTCATTCGATTTTTGGACCAAGATTATAAAAACAGACAGATCAGCGACCGGAGCACACTGATTACCGAATATGAAGCAACAGCAGAAACATTCGAGGAGGCCGTTAAGGAAGCTTATACCCGTGCGGTCGCAGACACTGGAGCTGCAAAAGATCTGCTGTTAAAATTGGAGAATGAGTTTGCAGCGCACATTAAGGATCTGGTTGGCGATAAAAGCAATAAGATAACCCTGGAACTTGCACGACATAAAGTTACCTGGTGGCTCATGAATTGTTCATTTGATTTTACAGAGTAA
- a CDS encoding McrC family protein translates to MKTLKVFEHQTITIGQPLIFYKGQKPEHEPLDKKYVDALWKLYDSKKRPFFKPTRNGVCFNEYVGVVKVLNLTIEILPKADNRRANFDDLRAIQQEENKWQSILIDMLKVCYLINTPSISDAHLKTHSNSILDLYIERFIIEVNTLIRQGLIKRYRKVEGNCNNLKGKLLIGKHIQKNLVHQERFYVAQIQFDKNHLLHKILAKAIDILPSLCSSRVLLSECCSLGLNFPEVDDIKITESLFDKLSFDRKSEPYQVAIQIAKMLLLNYRPDLCAGTNNSIAILFNMNQLWEEYIYRILQKSKPDSVKMIYNQKSTCFWEVNGSRRYLKPDIVIESMNSEKIVIDTKWKNINNDPSKISMDDLRQMYAYHHFFEAKQCFLLYPGSAEPIKNGVFYNKYFFGTEEPASKHCGLIISKAWNESMTNGKTFLNTALAIEVYQSLGLLNI, encoded by the coding sequence ATGAAAACGCTCAAAGTTTTTGAACACCAAACGATAACTATAGGCCAACCTCTAATTTTTTATAAAGGGCAAAAACCAGAACACGAGCCATTAGACAAGAAGTATGTTGACGCCTTATGGAAACTGTATGATTCAAAGAAGAGGCCATTTTTTAAACCGACGCGTAATGGCGTTTGCTTTAATGAATACGTTGGTGTTGTAAAAGTATTAAATCTTACTATCGAAATTTTGCCGAAAGCTGATAATCGCCGAGCGAATTTTGATGATCTTCGAGCAATACAGCAAGAGGAAAATAAATGGCAAAGCATATTAATTGATATGTTGAAAGTATGCTATTTAATAAATACGCCGTCCATATCAGATGCACATCTAAAAACCCATAGTAATAGTATACTTGATCTTTATATTGAACGATTTATCATTGAAGTAAATACCTTGATAAGGCAAGGGCTAATTAAAAGGTACCGAAAAGTCGAGGGCAATTGTAATAACCTTAAAGGAAAACTTCTTATTGGAAAGCATATTCAAAAAAACTTGGTTCACCAGGAACGCTTTTATGTAGCCCAAATACAGTTTGATAAAAATCATTTATTGCATAAAATCCTTGCTAAAGCTATAGATATATTACCAAGCTTATGTAGTAGCAGGGTGTTATTATCTGAATGTTGTAGTTTAGGATTGAATTTCCCCGAGGTTGACGATATCAAAATAACAGAAAGCTTGTTTGACAAACTTAGTTTCGATCGAAAATCAGAGCCCTATCAGGTTGCTATTCAAATTGCAAAAATGTTATTGCTAAATTATCGCCCTGATTTGTGTGCTGGTACAAATAATTCTATCGCCATTCTTTTCAATATGAATCAGTTATGGGAAGAATACATATACAGAATACTACAAAAAAGCAAGCCGGATAGCGTAAAAATGATCTATAACCAAAAATCTACTTGCTTTTGGGAGGTGAATGGATCTCGGCGATATTTGAAACCTGATATCGTTATTGAATCAATGAATTCCGAAAAAATAGTGATAGATACAAAATGGAAAAATATTAATAACGATCCGTCTAAGATAAGTATGGACGATTTGAGGCAAATGTATGCCTATCATCATTTCTTTGAAGCTAAACAATGTTTTTTGCTTTATCCTGGAAGTGCCGAACCTATTAAAAATGGTGTTTTTTATAATAAATATTTCTTTGGAACAGAAGAGCCTGCATCAAAACATTGTGGCTTAATTATTTCCAAAGCATGGAATGAAAGTATGACAAATGGTAAAACATTTTTAAATACCGCCTTAGCTATTGAGGTGTATCAATCATTAGGTTTATTAAATATATAA